One segment of Cetobacterium somerae ATCC BAA-474 DNA contains the following:
- a CDS encoding helix-turn-helix domain-containing protein: protein MKKSFIKEHLGGKNDLITVAELSDALLISKKTVYRMIKNNKVDSIKLGGYYAIKTSSAKKLIKGGI from the coding sequence ATGAAAAAAAGCTTTATTAAAGAACATTTAGGCGGTAAAAATGATTTAATTACAGTTGCAGAACTTTCAGATGCTCTTCTTATTTCAAAAAAAACAGTTTACAGAATGATTAAAAACAATAAAGTTGATAGCATTAAACTCGGGGGTTACTATGCTATAAAAACATCTAGTGCTAAAAAACTTATTAAGGGAGGTATTTAA